A window of the Agrococcus jejuensis genome harbors these coding sequences:
- the nadD gene encoding nicotinate-nucleotide adenylyltransferase, giving the protein MAPRRRRLGIMGGTFDPIHHGHLVAASEVAQHFELDEVVFVPTGTPYLKSDASPAEHRYLMTVVATASNPRFTVSRVDVDRDGPTYTIDTLRDMRALHPDADLFFITGADAFQSIVGWKDVGELWDLAHFVAVSRPGHQLSVRGYPDDAVSSLEVPALAISSTDCRARVAADYPVWYLVPDGVVQYITKHALYRMIDA; this is encoded by the coding sequence ATGGCACCTCGCCGTCGCCGCCTCGGCATCATGGGCGGCACGTTCGACCCCATCCATCACGGCCACCTCGTGGCCGCGAGCGAGGTCGCGCAGCACTTCGAGCTCGACGAGGTCGTGTTCGTGCCCACGGGCACGCCGTACCTGAAGTCGGATGCGAGCCCCGCCGAGCACCGATATCTCATGACGGTCGTCGCGACCGCCTCGAACCCGCGGTTCACCGTGTCGCGCGTCGACGTCGACCGCGACGGTCCGACGTACACGATCGACACGCTGCGCGACATGCGCGCGCTGCATCCCGACGCCGACCTCTTCTTCATCACGGGGGCCGACGCGTTCCAGTCGATCGTGGGCTGGAAGGACGTCGGCGAGCTCTGGGATCTCGCCCACTTCGTCGCCGTGTCGCGGCCCGGGCACCAGCTCTCGGTGCGGGGGTACCCCGATGACGCGGTATCCTCGTTGGAGGTTCCCGCGCTCGCCATCTCGTCCACCGACTGCCGAGCCCGTGTGGCAGCCGACTACCCGGTGTGGTATCTGGTCCCCGATGGGGTGGTTCAATACATCACCAAGCACGCTCTGTACAGGATGATCGACGCATGA
- the rsfS gene encoding ribosome silencing factor yields the protein MTATARTIELVQAAAKAADGVMGTDLVGLDVSERLPLTDAFLLATGSSERQVSAIARAIEDDLFELGAKPLRREGRADGRWVLIDLGDLVVHVFHEDERQYYQLERLWRDCPAIALDLPAAD from the coding sequence TTGACTGCAACCGCACGTACCATCGAGCTCGTCCAGGCAGCGGCCAAGGCCGCCGACGGCGTCATGGGCACCGACCTCGTCGGCCTCGACGTCTCGGAGCGCCTGCCGCTCACCGACGCGTTCCTGCTCGCGACCGGCTCGTCCGAGCGCCAGGTCTCGGCCATCGCCCGCGCGATCGAGGACGACCTCTTCGAGCTCGGCGCGAAGCCGCTGCGCCGCGAGGGGCGTGCCGACGGTCGCTGGGTGCTCATCGACCTGGGCGACCTCGTCGTGCACGTCTTCCACGAGGACGAGCGCCAGTACTACCAGCTCGAGCGGCTCTGGCGGGACTGCCCGGCCATCGCGCTCGACCTGCCCGCCGCGGACTGA
- a CDS encoding LacI family DNA-binding transcriptional regulator, whose product MAEGSTLAAVAARAGVSIASASRALNGGIASTSTIARVQQAADDLGYRPNLMARGLQSGRTGQVAMLVPDAANPVYARMMSALQSELDAHGIRLLMQQVPAAPVDAVAALSAGLVDGAIVVALRVTDDVVAAVRTAAVPVVVLGLVETAGVDSVRADSHAGMGLLVDHLVAQGARRIGLIVGPVDTTPGRTRLDGFVAACERQGIAADLVEVADDFTHAAARPAARAMLDGGVPDAIVAANDAMALATLRECATRGLRVPHDLLLAGLDDTEPAELSVPSLTSIDLGAHDRARIAARTLLSRIDGAAPTGQQAVAPRLVVRESTTKETA is encoded by the coding sequence ATGGCCGAGGGATCGACGCTCGCCGCCGTCGCCGCACGCGCAGGCGTCTCGATCGCCAGCGCCTCACGCGCCCTGAACGGCGGCATCGCCTCGACCTCGACGATCGCCCGCGTGCAGCAGGCCGCCGACGACCTCGGCTACCGGCCCAACCTCATGGCGCGCGGCCTGCAGTCGGGCCGCACCGGCCAGGTCGCGATGCTCGTGCCCGACGCCGCCAACCCCGTCTACGCGCGCATGATGAGCGCGCTGCAGTCCGAGCTCGACGCCCACGGCATCCGCCTGCTCATGCAGCAGGTGCCCGCGGCGCCCGTCGACGCCGTCGCCGCGCTGAGCGCCGGGCTCGTCGACGGCGCGATCGTCGTGGCCCTGCGCGTCACCGACGACGTGGTCGCCGCCGTGCGCACCGCCGCCGTGCCCGTCGTCGTGCTCGGCCTCGTCGAGACGGCGGGCGTCGACAGCGTGCGCGCCGACTCCCACGCCGGCATGGGCCTGCTCGTCGACCACCTCGTCGCGCAGGGTGCGCGCCGCATCGGCCTCATCGTCGGCCCCGTCGACACGACCCCTGGTCGCACGCGCCTCGACGGCTTCGTCGCCGCGTGCGAGCGCCAGGGGATCGCGGCCGACCTCGTCGAGGTCGCCGACGACTTCACCCACGCCGCCGCGCGCCCGGCCGCTCGCGCGATGCTCGACGGCGGCGTGCCCGACGCCATCGTCGCCGCCAACGACGCCATGGCCCTCGCGACGCTGCGCGAGTGCGCGACCCGCGGCCTGCGCGTGCCGCACGACCTGCTGCTCGCCGGTCTCGACGACACCGAGCCCGCCGAGCTCTCGGTGCCGAGCCTCACGAGCATCGACCTCGGCGCCCACGACCGTGCCCGCATCGCCGCGCGCACGCTGCTGTCGCGCATCGACGGCGCCGCGCCGACCGGCCAGCAGGCCGTCGCGCCCCGCCTCGTCGTGCGCGAGTCGACCACGAAGGAGACCGCATGA